In Mucilaginibacter celer, one DNA window encodes the following:
- a CDS encoding GNAT family N-acetyltransferase — protein MITIEQIRPELTWRLRQRVLYPERKLYEMEMDEDNYGYHFAAFKDNDIIAVVSLFKKEDDWQFRKFAVDSGLQNMGIGKAMLQHITDFAITGGGTRLWCNARDTAIGFYLKYGFTHTGQLFSKNGFNYEILEKRLIPSSNQQ, from the coding sequence ATGATTACCATCGAACAAATCCGTCCCGAACTTACCTGGCGCTTACGGCAGCGGGTATTATATCCCGAAAGGAAATTGTATGAAATGGAGATGGACGAGGATAATTATGGCTACCACTTCGCCGCCTTTAAGGATAATGACATTATAGCCGTGGTATCCTTATTTAAAAAAGAGGATGACTGGCAGTTTCGCAAGTTTGCAGTTGATTCGGGTTTGCAAAACATGGGGATAGGTAAGGCAATGCTTCAACATATTACCGATTTCGCCATTACAGGCGGCGGAACCCGGCTCTGGTGCAATGCCCGTGATACCGCCATCGGCTTTTATTTAAAATACGGTTTTACCCACACGGGGCAGCTCTTTTCAAAAAACGGGTTTAATTACGAGATCCTCGAAAAGCGGCTTATTCCTTCATCAAATCAACAATAA
- a CDS encoding acyl-CoA carboxylase subunit beta encodes MDKKLELLRAKREEAMQGGGAHRIESQHKKGKLTARERLHFLLDEGSFQEIGMLVTHRSVDFGMEKEKYPGDGVVTGYGTVNGRLVYVFSQDFTVFGGSLSETHAEKICKVMDLALKNGAPFVGLNDSGGARIQEGVVSLGGYADIFYRNTMASGVIPQISAIMGPCAGGAVYSPAITDFILMVEHTSYMFVTGPNVVKTVTHEEVTSEELGGAHTHATKSGVTHFACANEIAAIQHIKQLLSYMPQNCEDKAPSLHYETGNETRPELNSLLPPAPSTPYDIREVIDHVIDKDSFLEVHKDFAENLVVGFARLAGRSIGIVANQPAFLAGVLDIHSSTKGARFVRFCDCFNIPLLVFEDVPGFLPGTDQEWNAIITNGAKLLYAFCEATVPRVTVITRKAYGGAYDVMNSKHIGADMNFAWPSAEIAVMGAKGAAEIIFKREIGKADNHEAKWLEMEQLYSDTFANPYRAAERGFIDEVIEPAETRVKLIQAFKMLENKVVNNPRKKHGNIPL; translated from the coding sequence GTGGACAAAAAGCTTGAACTATTACGCGCCAAACGTGAAGAAGCCATGCAGGGCGGCGGCGCACACCGCATTGAAAGTCAGCATAAAAAAGGAAAATTAACCGCCCGCGAGCGGTTGCACTTTTTACTGGATGAAGGCTCGTTCCAGGAGATTGGCATGCTGGTGACCCACCGCTCTGTCGACTTCGGGATGGAGAAAGAAAAATATCCGGGCGATGGTGTTGTTACCGGCTATGGCACCGTAAACGGCCGTTTGGTGTATGTTTTCTCGCAGGATTTTACCGTATTCGGCGGCTCGCTGTCCGAAACCCATGCCGAAAAAATCTGCAAAGTGATGGATCTGGCGCTTAAAAACGGCGCACCATTCGTTGGGCTCAATGATTCGGGCGGGGCACGGATACAGGAGGGTGTGGTATCATTAGGTGGCTATGCCGATATTTTTTACCGAAATACCATGGCCTCGGGCGTTATCCCGCAAATATCGGCCATTATGGGCCCATGCGCGGGAGGCGCGGTTTACTCACCTGCCATTACCGATTTTATTTTGATGGTTGAGCATACCTCGTACATGTTTGTAACCGGGCCTAATGTGGTTAAAACAGTAACACATGAAGAAGTAACTTCTGAAGAACTGGGCGGCGCGCATACCCATGCTACCAAATCGGGGGTTACGCATTTTGCCTGCGCTAACGAGATTGCCGCGATTCAGCACATTAAACAGTTGCTGAGTTATATGCCGCAAAATTGCGAAGACAAAGCGCCATCCCTTCATTACGAAACCGGTAATGAAACCAGGCCCGAATTAAATTCGCTGTTGCCTCCGGCCCCATCTACCCCTTACGACATCCGCGAGGTTATTGATCATGTGATAGATAAAGACTCATTTTTAGAAGTACATAAAGATTTTGCCGAAAACCTGGTGGTTGGCTTCGCACGGCTGGCAGGCAGAAGCATTGGCATTGTTGCTAATCAGCCTGCATTTTTAGCAGGTGTACTGGACATTCATTCCTCAACCAAAGGTGCCCGCTTTGTCCGTTTTTGCGATTGCTTCAATATCCCGCTGCTGGTGTTTGAAGATGTACCTGGCTTTTTACCCGGCACAGATCAGGAATGGAATGCCATCATCACCAACGGAGCTAAGTTGTTATACGCCTTTTGCGAGGCTACCGTTCCTCGTGTTACCGTAATCACACGCAAGGCCTATGGTGGCGCTTATGATGTAATGAATTCCAAACACATCGGTGCCGATATGAACTTTGCCTGGCCATCGGCCGAGATTGCCGTAATGGGTGCCAAAGGTGCTGCCGAGATTATTTTTAAACGGGAGATAGGCAAAGCAGACAACCACGAGGCCAAATGGTTGGAAATGGAACAGCTATACTCCGATACCTTTGCCAACCCCTACCGCGCTGCCGAACGTGGCTTTATTGATGAGGTAATTGAACCCGCCGAAACGAGGGTTAAACTGATCCAGGCATTTAAAATGCTGGAAAATAAAGTGGTGAATAACCCGAGGAAGAAGCATGGGAATATTCCTTTGTAG
- a CDS encoding SulP family inorganic anion transporter: MQIKQGESAMGNLNLKKYFLSKNLKRDIPSSIVVFLVALPLCLGIALASGAPLFSGILTGIIGGIVVGTLSGSQLSVAGPAAGLTVIVLNGIHSLGAYDTFLLAIVIAGVIQIILGLIKAGTIANYFPSSVIEGMLAAIGIILIMKQFPHAVGYDADFEGDEGFSQADEHNTFSGITRAFARINYGAVIIALVSLAFMIYWPKFKKLAIVPAPLLVVVAGIGLSLAFSGTGLALLDKQFVRIPLVNSSAEFFALFKSPDFSQIGNKQVWITAATIAIVASLETLLSLEAVDKIDPIKRISPTNRELLAQGVGNIVSGMLGGLPMTAVIVRSSANVNSGARTKMSAIIHGILLLVALLAIPALINHIPLSCLAAILLMTGYKLARISLFKHMWHQGLSQFIPFVVTIVAVVMTDLLIGVGIGMLVGIFYILRTNLRNPYFYRIEKNGSKEVIKLKLAEEVSFLNKAAIQVTLTSLPQGSEVLIDGSNSRYIDPDVLEIIHNYKHNAYTKGIIVQLQDVKEKYDVPPLKELVYNPN, translated from the coding sequence ATGCAAATCAAGCAAGGTGAGTCTGCTATGGGCAATCTCAACCTGAAAAAATATTTTTTGTCCAAAAATTTAAAAAGGGACATTCCGTCAAGTATCGTAGTATTCCTGGTGGCGTTGCCGCTATGTTTAGGTATAGCGCTGGCCTCGGGCGCGCCGCTTTTTTCCGGTATTTTAACCGGTATTATCGGTGGCATTGTTGTGGGTACGCTTAGCGGTTCACAATTAAGTGTTGCCGGTCCGGCGGCGGGTTTAACGGTCATCGTATTAAACGGGATCCACTCGCTTGGTGCTTACGATACCTTTTTATTAGCTATTGTTATAGCAGGTGTCATCCAGATCATCCTTGGGTTGATCAAGGCCGGTACCATCGCCAATTATTTCCCTTCATCGGTTATTGAGGGGATGCTGGCGGCGATAGGTATTATCCTCATCATGAAACAGTTCCCTCACGCTGTTGGTTATGATGCGGATTTTGAAGGCGATGAAGGCTTTAGCCAGGCCGACGAGCATAATACTTTTTCGGGTATAACGCGGGCCTTCGCCCGAATAAATTACGGCGCGGTGATCATTGCCCTCGTATCATTGGCATTCATGATCTACTGGCCTAAATTTAAAAAGCTGGCTATAGTACCTGCCCCTTTGCTGGTGGTAGTGGCCGGTATTGGTTTAAGCCTTGCGTTTTCGGGAACGGGGCTTGCCTTGCTTGATAAACAGTTTGTACGTATTCCGCTGGTAAACAGCAGCGCCGAGTTTTTCGCGCTGTTCAAATCGCCGGATTTTAGCCAGATAGGCAATAAACAGGTTTGGATAACGGCCGCTACTATTGCCATTGTGGCCAGTTTAGAAACCCTGCTGAGTTTGGAAGCGGTAGATAAGATTGACCCTATTAAACGTATTTCGCCAACCAACCGCGAGTTGCTTGCCCAGGGCGTGGGCAATATAGTAAGCGGTATGCTTGGCGGCCTGCCCATGACGGCGGTTATCGTACGTTCATCGGCTAACGTAAACTCCGGCGCGCGTACAAAAATGAGCGCTATTATACATGGTATACTGTTATTGGTTGCATTACTGGCAATTCCGGCCTTGATTAACCATATCCCGCTGTCGTGCCTGGCAGCGATCCTGCTGATGACTGGGTATAAACTGGCTCGTATAAGCCTGTTCAAGCACATGTGGCACCAGGGCTTGAGCCAGTTTATCCCTTTCGTGGTAACCATTGTAGCCGTAGTAATGACCGATTTGCTCATCGGTGTAGGTATAGGTATGCTGGTAGGGATCTTTTATATTCTGCGTACAAACCTGCGTAACCCGTACTTCTACCGGATTGAAAAGAACGGCAGCAAAGAAGTGATCAAACTGAAGCTGGCCGAGGAAGTATCCTTCCTGAACAAGGCTGCCATACAGGTAACGCTTACCAGCCTACCGCAGGGCAGCGAAGTGCTGATTGACGGATCCAACTCGAGATATATCGATCCGGATGTGCTGGAGATCATTCATAATTACAAGCACAATGCCTACACCAAAGGCATTATAGTGCAATTACAGGATGTAAAGGAAAAGTACGATGTACCTCCTTTAAAAGAACTGGTTTATAACCCCAACTAA
- the can gene encoding carbonate dehydratase gives MSTQENKNGKAAINISEIRLAQSNSYNKLIANNAAWVERKLAEDGEFFKNLAKGQSPEVLWIGCSDSRVPANEVTGTKPGEVFVHRNIANVCVHSDMNMLSVLDYAVNVLKVKHVIVAGHYGCGGVAAAMSHKQFGLIDNWLRHIKDVYRLHANELDRITDETTRVNRLVELNVTEQVYNLCKTTIIQNAWKERHDLEVHGWVIDLASGLVKDLKVTSSSPDNLGYVYDLNVEAVAAH, from the coding sequence ATGTCGACACAAGAAAACAAAAACGGCAAAGCCGCGATAAATATCAGCGAAATCAGGTTAGCGCAATCAAACAGCTACAATAAATTAATAGCAAACAATGCTGCCTGGGTTGAGCGTAAACTGGCCGAAGACGGCGAATTTTTCAAAAACCTGGCCAAAGGCCAAAGCCCGGAAGTGCTGTGGATAGGCTGCTCAGACAGCCGCGTACCTGCAAACGAGGTAACCGGCACCAAACCCGGCGAAGTGTTTGTACACCGCAACATTGCCAACGTATGCGTACACTCAGACATGAACATGCTGAGCGTGCTTGACTATGCCGTAAACGTGCTTAAAGTAAAACACGTAATTGTTGCAGGCCATTACGGTTGCGGTGGCGTAGCCGCCGCCATGAGCCACAAACAATTTGGCCTGATTGATAACTGGCTGCGCCATATTAAAGACGTATACCGTTTACACGCCAACGAGCTTGACCGCATTACCGACGAAACAACCCGCGTTAACCGCCTGGTTGAGCTGAACGTTACCGAGCAGGTTTACAACCTGTGCAAAACCACCATTATCCAAAACGCGTGGAAAGAGCGCCACGACCTGGAAGTGCATGGTTGGGTAATTGACCTGGCCAGCGGTTTGGTGAAAGATTTGAAAGTAACCAGCAGCAGCCCCGATAATTTAGGTTATGTATATGATTTAAATGTTGAAGCGGTAGCTGCACACTAA
- a CDS encoding YoaK family protein, with the protein MLKAVKDQRTLKENLMLASSTAFVAGVTNVAGMLAFLVFTSNVTGHVANLAKHIVEQNYHQMIIFVVWLLMFFAGAFVSSFIIRSFSDKSRWRANSTPMVIEAIILLAVAVYGHNFYKETDTEREIVICAILFSMGLQNSLVSNISGGLIKSSHLTGLFTDLGSEVAERFHPTTKDVKPVENKILIRCTVLGFYLFGGLVGGYFFNLYEFTIFYFIPLILLTIMYYDVSPLALHKLSRMFAAGKRQTAS; encoded by the coding sequence ATGCTTAAAGCAGTAAAAGACCAACGTACCCTAAAAGAAAACCTGATGCTGGCCTCATCAACCGCCTTTGTAGCCGGTGTTACCAATGTGGCAGGGATGCTGGCCTTTTTGGTTTTTACATCCAACGTTACCGGGCATGTGGCAAACCTGGCCAAGCACATTGTGGAGCAGAACTATCACCAGATGATCATTTTTGTGGTGTGGTTGCTGATGTTTTTTGCCGGGGCATTTGTATCGAGTTTTATTATCCGCTCGTTTAGTGATAAAAGCAGGTGGCGGGCAAATTCAACCCCTATGGTAATTGAGGCTATTATACTGCTGGCAGTTGCCGTTTACGGGCATAATTTTTACAAGGAAACTGATACCGAGCGCGAGATAGTAATTTGCGCCATTTTATTTTCGATGGGTTTGCAAAATAGTTTGGTGTCCAATATCTCCGGCGGACTGATCAAATCAAGCCATTTAACAGGTTTGTTTACTGATTTGGGTAGCGAGGTGGCCGAGCGTTTTCATCCTACTACTAAAGATGTTAAACCCGTGGAGAATAAAATCCTGATCAGGTGCACCGTGTTGGGTTTTTATTTATTTGGAGGACTGGTTGGCGGTTACTTTTTTAACCTGTACGAGTTTACCATATTTTACTTCATCCCGTTAATTTTGCTCACCATTATGTATTATGATGTTTCGCCCCTTGCTTTGCATAAACTAAGCCGTATGTTTGCAGCGGGCAAACGCCAAACCGCATCTTAA
- the can gene encoding carbonate dehydratase, with the protein MSSEIHDTSHITYEGLLEGNKKFIAGALAEDPEYFDKLANGQKPPVLWIGCADSRVPANQITNTAPGEIFVHRNIANMVIHSDMNMLSVLDYAVNVLKVKHVIVTGHYGCGGVNAAMGNNQFGLIDNWLRHIKDVYRLHADELDAIENETDRSNRLVELNVIENVNNLCKTSIVQNAWKNGQPLSVHGWVYSLSTGVINDMKVSTSSNENMDAVFKFK; encoded by the coding sequence ATGAGTTCTGAAATTCACGACACCAGCCACATCACCTACGAAGGCCTGCTGGAAGGAAACAAAAAGTTCATCGCCGGTGCCTTAGCCGAAGATCCGGAATACTTTGATAAACTTGCCAACGGTCAAAAACCGCCTGTGCTTTGGATTGGTTGCGCCGATAGCCGCGTACCCGCCAACCAGATTACCAATACCGCCCCGGGCGAGATTTTTGTACACCGTAACATAGCCAACATGGTGATCCACTCGGATATGAACATGTTATCTGTACTGGATTACGCGGTGAACGTATTGAAAGTAAAACACGTAATAGTAACAGGTCACTACGGTTGCGGTGGTGTAAACGCCGCCATGGGTAACAACCAGTTCGGCCTGATTGATAACTGGCTGCGCCACATTAAAGACGTTTACCGTTTACACGCAGACGAGCTCGACGCCATTGAAAACGAAACCGACCGCAGCAACCGCCTGGTGGAACTAAACGTGATTGAGAACGTGAACAACCTCTGCAAAACATCCATCGTGCAAAACGCCTGGAAAAACGGCCAGCCGCTTTCTGTACATGGTTGGGTTTACAGCCTGAGTACAGGTGTTATTAATGATATGAAAGTAAGCACCTCCAGCAATGAAAATATGGATGCGGTGTTTAAGTTTAAATAG
- the pruA gene encoding L-glutamate gamma-semialdehyde dehydrogenase, giving the protein MLKGFFNVPAPVNEPVLNYGPRSLERVALKAALEAGRAQQIDIPMYIGGKEVRTNTKLEIRPPHDHKHLLATFSEGDASHVTAAIDAALAAKADWENLAWEQRAAIFLKAADLVAGPYRAEINAATMLGQSKNAYQAEIDSACEFIDFLRFNVEYMTEIYKQQPPVSGKGVWNRVEQRPLEGFVFALTPFNFTAIAGNLPASAAMMGNVVVWKPAYPQIYAANVIMKIFKEAGVPDGVINLIYVDGPVAGEVIFNHPDFAGIHFTGSTKVFQNIWQTIGTNIHKYKTYPRIVGETGGKDFVLAHPSANADVVSTALVRGAFEYQGQKCSAASRAYIPASLWPAVKENMQRDITSFKIGPVEDFENFVNAVITEVSFDKLAKYIDAAKADEGVEVVAGGNYDKSQGWFIEPTVLKVEDPYYVTMCEELFGPVLTVYVYEDDKFDEILEVVDKTSIYALTGSIISQDRYAIEKATTRLRNAAGNFYINDKPTGAVVGQQPFGGARGSGTNDKAGSMINLLRWVSPRTIKETFDPPKDYRYPFLAKEV; this is encoded by the coding sequence ATGCTAAAAGGATTTTTTAATGTTCCGGCTCCGGTTAATGAGCCCGTATTGAATTACGGTCCGCGGAGTTTGGAGCGTGTTGCGTTGAAGGCAGCTTTGGAGGCTGGTCGCGCGCAGCAGATTGATATACCTATGTACATTGGCGGCAAGGAAGTGCGCACTAACACTAAACTGGAAATCCGTCCGCCGCATGATCATAAACACTTGCTGGCTACCTTCAGCGAGGGCGACGCGAGCCATGTTACCGCCGCTATTGATGCTGCTCTTGCAGCCAAAGCGGATTGGGAAAACCTGGCCTGGGAGCAACGTGCAGCCATTTTCCTGAAAGCTGCAGATTTAGTTGCCGGTCCATACCGTGCCGAAATTAACGCGGCTACCATGCTTGGTCAATCAAAAAATGCCTACCAGGCTGAGATAGATTCTGCTTGCGAGTTTATTGACTTCCTGCGTTTCAACGTAGAATACATGACCGAAATCTACAAACAACAGCCACCAGTATCTGGCAAAGGGGTTTGGAACCGTGTGGAGCAACGCCCACTGGAAGGTTTCGTGTTCGCGTTAACTCCGTTCAACTTTACGGCTATTGCGGGTAACCTGCCTGCATCTGCTGCCATGATGGGTAATGTAGTGGTTTGGAAACCTGCCTATCCGCAGATCTATGCCGCCAACGTAATCATGAAGATATTTAAAGAAGCCGGTGTACCAGATGGCGTTATCAACTTAATTTATGTTGATGGCCCTGTTGCTGGCGAGGTGATCTTCAACCACCCCGATTTTGCAGGCATCCACTTTACAGGCTCAACCAAAGTATTCCAGAACATCTGGCAAACTATTGGTACCAATATCCACAAATACAAAACCTACCCACGCATTGTAGGCGAAACCGGCGGAAAAGACTTTGTGCTTGCCCACCCAAGCGCCAATGCCGACGTAGTGAGCACCGCCCTTGTTCGCGGCGCGTTTGAATACCAGGGACAAAAATGTTCGGCGGCTTCACGCGCCTACATCCCGGCTTCGCTATGGCCTGCCGTTAAAGAAAACATGCAGCGCGATATCACTTCGTTTAAAATTGGCCCGGTAGAGGATTTTGAAAATTTTGTAAACGCCGTAATCACCGAAGTATCGTTTGATAAACTCGCCAAATACATCGATGCTGCCAAAGCAGATGAAGGTGTTGAAGTTGTTGCCGGTGGTAACTACGATAAATCGCAAGGCTGGTTCATTGAGCCTACCGTATTAAAAGTTGAAGATCCATACTACGTAACCATGTGCGAAGAGCTTTTTGGCCCGGTACTTACTGTTTACGTTTATGAGGATGACAAATTTGACGAGATCCTTGAGGTAGTAGATAAAACTTCTATCTATGCGCTTACAGGCTCAATTATCTCGCAGGATAGGTATGCTATTGAGAAAGCTACCACCCGTTTACGCAACGCGGCAGGTAACTTCTACATCAACGATAAACCTACAGGCGCGGTAGTTGGTCAGCAGCCATTTGGCGGCGCCAGAGGATCGGGCACTAATGACAAAGCCGGATCGATGATCAACCTGTTGCGTTGGGTATCTCCACGTACCATTAAAGAAACTTTTGATCCGCCGAAGGATTACAGGTATCCGTTTTTGGCGAAGGAGGTTTAA
- a CDS encoding restriction endonuclease yields MTDWNKISPERFEQLCSEIIEIEGFYNIRRMGGSGDRGRDIIANKVSILLYGSKEIQTWVIQCKRYISSNITIENIGSELNKVRMHNPDYYAIFLTNTLKPNVHDWLKGVENQYPFKILIFDIDWLENQLRRQPSLYRRYFENEERNKFVYSIRSTSELQVYTAGKMPSEAVRGTITKWRVELERDTASLNKKIGFFHPEYAGCDHSGIYLSETVQEDFRMISQSNLLIAYLENAEQFGTLTEIMIAYSMNKQIAIFIDSCIQTEITVEQFEDENEWEVNADYYNQIYQKVFKTNHSCPCDLMNEIEPIHLNNYWFMIEFLRLRQPDTFIQMTTQEEAVRDMVKYLKGFTL; encoded by the coding sequence ATGACCGATTGGAATAAAATATCTCCAGAAAGATTTGAACAGCTTTGTTCTGAAATTATAGAAATTGAAGGTTTCTATAACATACGAAGGATGGGCGGTTCAGGAGATCGGGGTAGAGACATAATTGCAAATAAGGTATCAATATTGTTATATGGATCCAAAGAAATTCAGACTTGGGTAATTCAATGTAAAAGGTACATTTCCAGTAATATCACGATAGAAAATATTGGATCGGAGTTAAATAAAGTAAGGATGCATAATCCCGATTATTATGCGATCTTTTTAACGAATACGCTTAAGCCAAATGTACATGATTGGCTTAAAGGCGTCGAAAATCAATATCCATTCAAGATATTGATTTTTGATATTGATTGGTTGGAAAATCAATTGCGACGACAACCGAGTTTATATAGACGATACTTCGAAAATGAAGAACGAAATAAGTTTGTTTATTCTATTCGCAGTACATCAGAATTACAAGTTTATACCGCAGGAAAAATGCCGTCTGAGGCAGTTCGTGGAACGATCACTAAATGGCGAGTAGAATTAGAACGTGACACAGCATCATTAAATAAGAAAATCGGCTTTTTTCATCCTGAATATGCGGGATGCGATCATTCAGGCATTTATTTATCTGAAACGGTACAGGAAGATTTCAGAATGATTTCTCAATCCAATTTATTAATAGCATATCTTGAAAATGCTGAACAATTTGGAACATTAACTGAAATAATGATTGCCTATTCCATGAATAAACAAATAGCAATATTTATAGACTCATGCATACAAACAGAAATAACAGTTGAGCAATTTGAGGATGAGAATGAATGGGAGGTAAATGCTGATTATTACAACCAAATCTATCAAAAGGTATTTAAAACGAATCATTCTTGTCCTTGTGATCTCATGAATGAAATAGAGCCAATCCATTTAAACAATTATTGGTTTATGATTGAGTTTTTGCGTTTAAGGCAACCTGATACTTTTATACAGATGACTACACAAGAGGAGGCGGTAAGGGATATGGTTAAATATCTAAAAGGGTTTACGTTGTAA